The Euphorbia lathyris chromosome 8, ddEupLath1.1, whole genome shotgun sequence genome has a window encoding:
- the LOC136202085 gene encoding uncharacterized methyltransferase At2g41040, chloroplastic-like — MAMASSSLHPLQQQSFCPKFPRLSRNCPISPSRLRFSSLRFPSTIRASSAVAFQSDLNSQQSQTLEADPFACPVCYEPLIRKGPPGFNLSAIYRSGFMCKSCNKTYSSKDNYLDLTVTAGMKEYTEARPVRTELFRSPIVSFLYERGWRQNFRQSGFPGPDEEFKMAQEYFKPAQGGLLVDVSCGSGLFSRKFAKSGTYSKVIALDFSENMLRQCYDFIKQDDTIPNKNLALVRADVSRIPFPSGSVDAIHAGAALHCWPSPSNAIADISRVLRSGGVFVGTTFLRHSEGTPWVVRLIRESVMRTYSYYVKEEIEELCTSCGLINFQCQVKQSFIMFSAEKP; from the exons ATGGCTATggcttcttcctctcttcatccaCTACAACAACAATCTTTCTGCCCCAAATTCCCTCGTCTCTCTCGCAATTGCCCTATTTCCCCTTCTCGCCTCCGCTTTTCCTCTCTCCGCTTCCCATCCACAATTCGCGCCTCTTCTGCTGTTGCTTTTCAATCA GATTTAAACTCACAGCAAAGTCAAACTTTGGAGGCTGACCCTTTTGCATGCCCGGTATGTTATGAGCCTCTGATAAGAAAAGGTCCTCCTGGTTTTAATTT GTCAGCAATATACCGCTCTGGGTTCATGTGTAAGAGTTGCAACAAAACATACTCCAGCAAAGATAACTATCTGGATCTTACAGTTACTGCTGGAATGAAGGAATATACTGAAGCCAGACCTGTTAGGACTGAGCTATTCCG GAGCCCAATCGTTTCATTCTTGTACGAACGTGGATGGCGTCAAAATTTTAGGCAAAGTGGCTTTCCTGGTCCTGATGAAGAG TTCAAAATGGCTCAAGAGTATTTTAAACCAGCACAAGGTGGTCTGCTTGTAGATGTTAGCTGTGGCAGTGGATTGTTTTCCAGAAAATTTGCCAAATCTGGGACATATTCTAAAGTCATTGCCCTTGACTTTTCTGAAAACATGCTTCGCCAATGTTATGACTTCATTAAGCAAGACGATACTATCCCTAATAA GAACCTTGCTCTTGTTCGAGCAGATGTTTCAAGAATTCCCTTCCCATCAGGTTCAGTTGATGCTATTCATGCTGGTGCAGCCTTGCATTGCTGGCCATCTCCTTCAAATGCT ATTGCTGACATCAGCCGAGTTCTGCGAAGTGGTGGAGTCTTCGTCGGAACCACTTTTCTTCGACACAGTGAAGGCACTCCTTGGGTAGTGCGGCTTATCAGAGAG AGTGTGATGAGGACGTATAGCTATTACGTTAAGGAAGAGATAGAAGAGTTGTGCACATCTTGTGGTCTTATCAACTTCCAATGCCAAGTTAAGCAATCTTTCATCATGTTTTCCGCGGAGAAGCCCTGA